In Malus sylvestris chromosome 16, drMalSylv7.2, whole genome shotgun sequence, the following are encoded in one genomic region:
- the LOC126608124 gene encoding defensin Ec-AMP-D2-like, with protein MERSMRLFPTVFVFLLLLVATGTMVAEGRTCESQSNRFKGSCVSKSNCAAVCQTEGFPGGNCRGLRRRCFCTKHC; from the exons ATGGAGCGTTCGATGCGTTTATTTCCAACCGTCTTCGTCTTCCTGCTACTTTTGGTGGCCACCG GGACGATGGTTGCTGAGGGTAGGACCTGCGAGTCTCAGAGTAACCGTTTCAAAGGAAGCTGCGTGAGTAAAAGTAACTGTGCTGCTGTTTGCCAAACTGAGGGCTTCCCCGGGGGCAATTGCCGTGGCTTACGCCGTAGATGCTTTTGCACTAAACATTGTTAA